The proteins below are encoded in one region of Streptomyces sp. NBC_00490:
- a CDS encoding ATP-binding protein yields MPSEKTLPGNLPPDSRGFVGRQHELGWLAEKLEPSGERRPVTLVGVGGVGKTRLALRAAERAGAAYPDGVWLVELSPLRAEGQVPLAVMEALRLADQTAGPVAQALCAWARDKRLLLVLDTCEHLLAECAALIADLLAVAPGVRVLVTSREPLDMPGERTLEVAPLRKPDATTLFAQRAATVTPGFVLDATTRRQVGDLCRILDGIPLAIELAAARLSSHSLDQLHELLGDRLRSRFDVLAWEGTAEQGAPRHWTLRTAIGWSHELCAPLERLLWARLSVFAGSFTRRAAEWVCAGGPLPADQVENLLLRLTRQSVVLRHPADSDRFRLLDTVREYGADWLRELGEGEAVRRRHRDHYRRFAREACSDWNTGRQVAWCERVFAEQANLRAAVDCALEDPGSRVALETAGSIGFLWRHCGMLRDARFALDRVLAVEHEPGEALLLALWSRAAVAVTQGHPEAAAPWAERCMDLARELGDPAAIDATGYVTLGPLVLTGRTAATIKALSDLPFVPVVSDWRGSGQLQMRAMRPLAHLMSGAYAEVDESAAELRALCAGSGELWTGAFVDAFIADADLAQGRTVAALDHARAALAGHRRMHNTAGVAFGVDALVAAEIGDEGGDGRRAARLLGISRRAWERVGKEQFSLPGRVAAREARERLLRDRIGDRAYEEAYAQGMAMAYDEGVDYALS; encoded by the coding sequence GTGCCCAGCGAGAAGACCCTCCCCGGGAACCTGCCGCCCGATTCCCGCGGCTTCGTCGGGCGGCAGCACGAACTCGGCTGGCTCGCGGAAAAGTTGGAGCCCTCCGGCGAGCGCCGCCCGGTGACCCTGGTCGGGGTGGGCGGGGTGGGCAAGACACGGCTCGCGCTGCGGGCGGCGGAGCGGGCCGGGGCGGCGTATCCCGACGGGGTCTGGCTGGTGGAGCTGTCGCCGCTGCGGGCCGAGGGGCAGGTGCCGCTGGCCGTGATGGAGGCGCTGCGGCTGGCCGATCAGACCGCCGGGCCGGTGGCCCAGGCACTCTGCGCCTGGGCGCGGGACAAGCGGCTGCTGCTCGTCCTCGACACCTGCGAGCACCTGCTGGCGGAGTGCGCGGCACTGATCGCGGACCTGCTCGCCGTCGCTCCGGGGGTGCGCGTCCTCGTCACCAGCCGTGAGCCGCTGGACATGCCGGGGGAGCGGACGCTGGAGGTCGCCCCGCTGCGGAAGCCCGACGCCACGACCCTGTTCGCCCAGCGGGCCGCCACCGTCACCCCGGGCTTCGTCCTCGACGCCACGACCCGGCGGCAGGTCGGCGACCTCTGCCGGATCCTCGACGGCATCCCGCTCGCCATCGAACTCGCCGCCGCACGGCTGTCGTCGCACTCCCTGGACCAGCTCCACGAACTCCTCGGCGACCGGCTGCGCTCCCGCTTCGACGTGCTCGCCTGGGAGGGGACGGCGGAACAGGGGGCGCCGCGGCACTGGACCCTGCGCACGGCCATCGGCTGGAGCCACGAGCTGTGCGCCCCGCTGGAACGGCTGTTGTGGGCGCGGCTGTCGGTGTTCGCCGGCTCCTTCACCCGGCGGGCCGCCGAGTGGGTCTGTGCGGGCGGGCCGCTCCCTGCCGACCAGGTCGAGAACCTGCTCCTGCGCCTGACCCGGCAGTCGGTGGTGCTGCGTCATCCGGCCGACTCGGACCGCTTCCGGCTCCTCGACACGGTGCGCGAGTACGGCGCCGACTGGCTACGGGAGTTGGGGGAGGGGGAGGCCGTACGGCGGCGGCACCGGGACCACTACCGGCGGTTCGCGCGGGAGGCCTGCTCCGACTGGAACACCGGCCGCCAGGTCGCCTGGTGCGAACGGGTCTTCGCCGAGCAGGCCAACCTCCGCGCCGCCGTGGACTGCGCTCTGGAGGACCCCGGCAGCCGGGTCGCGCTGGAGACGGCGGGCAGCATCGGGTTCCTGTGGCGCCACTGCGGCATGCTGCGCGACGCCCGGTTCGCGCTCGACCGGGTGCTCGCCGTCGAGCACGAGCCGGGCGAGGCCCTGCTGCTGGCGCTGTGGAGCCGGGCGGCCGTCGCGGTCACCCAGGGGCACCCGGAGGCCGCGGCCCCGTGGGCGGAGCGGTGCATGGACCTCGCACGGGAACTCGGCGATCCGGCCGCGATCGACGCCACCGGATACGTCACCCTCGGCCCCCTGGTCCTGACCGGCCGCACGGCCGCGACGATCAAGGCGCTCTCGGACCTGCCGTTCGTGCCCGTCGTGTCGGACTGGCGCGGCTCGGGCCAGCTCCAGATGCGTGCCATGCGGCCGCTCGCCCACCTGATGAGCGGCGCGTACGCCGAAGTCGACGAGTCGGCCGCGGAACTGCGCGCGCTGTGCGCCGGCAGCGGCGAGCTCTGGACGGGGGCCTTCGTCGACGCCTTCATCGCCGACGCCGATCTCGCCCAGGGCCGTACCGTGGCCGCCCTGGACCATGCCCGGGCCGCGCTGGCCGGGCATCGGCGGATGCACAACACCGCCGGGGTCGCCTTCGGTGTCGACGCCCTGGTGGCCGCCGAGATCGGGGACGAAGGCGGAGACGGCCGCCGTGCCGCCCGGCTGCTCGGCATCAGCCGTCGCGCCTGGGAACGCGTGGGCAAGGAGCAGTTCAGCCTGCCCGGCCGCGTCGCCGCCCGCGAGGCCCGCGAACGCCTCCTGCGCGACCGGATCGGCGACCGGGCGTACGAGGAGGCGTACGCGCAGGGCATGGCGATGGCGTACGACGAGGGCGTCGACTACGCGCTCAGCTGA
- a CDS encoding phosphotransferase, giving the protein MGIITGRLIGSGRASDVYEIDEAWVLRRARDTYGDALAEAAVMERVRGHGYPVPRVRVEDCSSTELVMERLHGPTMLGAFAAGRIDAEETGAVLARLLRRLHALPGRVVHLDLHPDNVMLTPAGPYVIDWANAEEGDPGLDWGMSAVILAQVAVGEETFAEPARAMLAALLADASSLTDDGLAQARRRRAVNPTMSRREVELLGTAEDLIRSLI; this is encoded by the coding sequence ATGGGGATCATCACGGGGAGACTGATCGGCTCGGGGCGGGCCTCGGACGTGTACGAGATCGACGAGGCGTGGGTGCTGCGGCGGGCCCGGGACACCTACGGCGACGCGCTCGCCGAGGCGGCCGTCATGGAGCGGGTGCGCGGGCACGGGTATCCGGTGCCGCGGGTGCGCGTGGAGGACTGCTCGTCCACCGAGCTGGTGATGGAGCGCCTGCACGGGCCGACGATGCTGGGGGCCTTCGCCGCCGGACGGATCGACGCGGAGGAGACAGGGGCCGTACTGGCCCGTCTCCTGCGGCGGCTGCACGCCCTGCCCGGCCGTGTCGTCCACCTCGATCTGCACCCGGACAACGTCATGCTCACCCCCGCCGGGCCCTACGTCATCGACTGGGCCAACGCCGAGGAGGGCGACCCCGGTCTCGACTGGGGCATGTCGGCGGTGATCCTCGCCCAGGTCGCGGTGGGGGAGGAGACGTTCGCCGAACCGGCGCGCGCGATGCTGGCCGCGCTGCTCGCCGACGCCTCGTCCCTGACCGACGACGGGCTGGCGCAGGCGCGGCGCCGGCGGGCGGTCAATCCGACGATGAGCCGGCGGGAGGTCGAACTCCTCGGGACGGCGGAGGACTTGATCCGGTCGCTGATCTGA
- a CDS encoding prenyltransferase/squalene oxidase repeat-containing protein — protein sequence MNVRRRAAVLAATAVIGTAAPAVATSPSPSPSVAIPEGLYGGGDPTYDGVWRQSLALLALNKQGVIPAEKAEDWLVGQQCASGAFPAFRADTGKACDAKVMVDTNSTAAAVQALATTSSSHEDGVRKALAWLKSVQNKDGGWGYTAGGASDANSTSAVIGAIQAASMAGTGSLKTFEKDGKSPFDALLKLALPCSRDGAFAYQPDKKGKLTANADATAAAVLSGFGGQPQVFLLGSDQATASCEKPGDFKQAVHNGASYLARTMAKDKYLKSVLPGAEDQPDYGNTADAVVALSAAEFNDEAAVSVHWLESNALKWAAQSGPAAYAQLIFAARAGGVDPREFGGKNLVALLNATGPKPEHVPTVKEEPLLEANTDDNDNGALTVAWTVGGGLLLGALIGSALMFRGRKRGQ from the coding sequence ATGAACGTCCGCCGCAGGGCCGCGGTCCTGGCCGCCACCGCAGTGATCGGTACGGCCGCCCCGGCCGTCGCCACGAGTCCCTCTCCGTCGCCGTCGGTGGCGATACCGGAGGGGTTGTACGGGGGTGGGGATCCGACGTACGACGGGGTGTGGCGGCAGTCGTTGGCGCTGCTGGCACTGAACAAGCAGGGCGTCATCCCCGCCGAGAAGGCGGAGGACTGGCTGGTCGGCCAGCAGTGCGCGAGCGGCGCCTTCCCGGCGTTCCGCGCGGACACCGGCAAAGCCTGCGACGCCAAGGTGATGGTCGACACCAACAGCACGGCCGCAGCCGTCCAGGCCCTCGCCACGACGTCCAGCAGCCACGAGGACGGGGTGCGCAAGGCGCTCGCCTGGCTCAAGTCCGTACAGAACAAGGACGGCGGCTGGGGCTACACGGCGGGCGGGGCGAGCGACGCGAACTCCACGTCCGCCGTCATCGGCGCGATCCAGGCCGCGAGCATGGCAGGCACCGGGTCGCTGAAGACGTTCGAGAAGGACGGCAAGTCCCCGTTCGACGCCCTCCTGAAGCTCGCTCTGCCCTGCTCCCGTGACGGCGCCTTCGCCTACCAGCCCGACAAGAAGGGCAAGCTCACCGCCAACGCGGACGCCACGGCGGCAGCCGTTCTCAGCGGCTTCGGCGGACAGCCGCAGGTCTTCCTCCTCGGCAGCGACCAGGCCACCGCGTCCTGCGAGAAGCCGGGAGACTTCAAGCAGGCGGTCCACAACGGCGCCTCGTACCTCGCCAGGACCATGGCCAAGGACAAGTACCTCAAGTCCGTCCTGCCCGGCGCGGAGGACCAGCCGGATTACGGCAACACGGCCGACGCCGTCGTCGCCCTCTCCGCCGCCGAATTCAACGACGAGGCCGCCGTGTCCGTCCACTGGCTGGAGTCCAACGCCCTGAAGTGGGCCGCGCAGAGCGGTCCGGCTGCCTACGCCCAGCTCATCTTCGCTGCCCGGGCCGGCGGCGTGGACCCGCGCGAGTTCGGCGGCAAGAACCTGGTCGCCCTGCTGAACGCGACCGGTCCGAAGCCCGAGCACGTGCCCACGGTGAAGGAAGAGCCCCTGCTGGAGGCGAACACCGACGACAACGACAACGGCGCCCTCACCGTCGCCTGGACCGTCGGCGGTGGTCTTCTCCTCGGCGCCCTCATCGGCTCCGCCCTGATGTTCCGCGGCCGGAAGCGCGGCCAGTGA
- a CDS encoding SCO2322 family protein, whose product MLAAFLLLGFATQAAHAAGYRYWSFWDRTGTTWTYATQGPATSVPADGDVQGFRFAVSEDSADATKPRGTASFATICAQTPAAEGRKRVALVIDSGTAQDAPSGETPPATRTACAVVSQDATTAEALATVAKPLRYGTNALLCAIAGYPEAGCGEQVAGGKEPTSPQKTAAQKPSAEKKDSGGGPSVGLFAGAAAVAALGAAAVWQARRRGNAR is encoded by the coding sequence ATGCTGGCCGCGTTCCTCCTCCTCGGGTTCGCGACCCAGGCCGCCCACGCCGCCGGCTACCGCTACTGGTCCTTCTGGGACCGCACGGGCACGACCTGGACGTACGCCACCCAGGGCCCCGCCACCTCCGTCCCCGCCGACGGCGACGTGCAGGGGTTCCGTTTCGCCGTCAGTGAGGACTCCGCGGACGCGACGAAGCCGCGTGGCACGGCGTCCTTCGCGACGATCTGCGCGCAGACCCCGGCGGCGGAGGGCAGGAAGCGGGTGGCGCTGGTCATCGACTCCGGTACGGCACAGGACGCGCCCTCCGGCGAGACTCCGCCCGCGACCCGCACGGCCTGCGCGGTGGTGTCGCAGGACGCGACGACGGCCGAGGCTTTGGCGACGGTGGCGAAGCCGTTGCGGTACGGCACGAACGCGCTGCTGTGTGCCATCGCCGGATATCCGGAGGCGGGGTGCGGGGAGCAGGTGGCCGGAGGGAAGGAGCCGACGTCCCCGCAGAAGACGGCCGCACAGAAGCCGTCCGCAGAGAAGAAGGACTCCGGCGGCGGCCCCTCCGTGGGCCTGTTCGCGGGGGCGGCCGCCGTGGCGGCCCTGGGCGCGGCGGCGGTGTGGCAGGCGAGGCGGCGCGGGAATGCGCGCTGA
- a CDS encoding energy-coupling factor transporter transmembrane component T → MRADLARPRNLHAAAWWLWALSLGVAATRTTNPLLHALLIATSAYVVVTCRPDAPWSRSYSAFVKLALAVLLVRLAFAVTLGSPLPGTHVIVTLPELPLPDWAQGIRLGGEVTGETLLFAFYDGLKLATLLICVGAANALANPSRLLKSLPGALYEIGVAVVVALTFAPHFIADVQRVRAARRLRGRPDKGMRGLLHVGLPVLEGALERSVALAAAMDARGYGRTADVPTRVRRTTTALTLGGLLGICAGTYGLLTAEGGTYGLPVLLGGAAAALAGLRLGGRRTPRTRYRPDRWNARAFLVAGSGAVAAVALFLASATDPAALHPGVIPPVAPTLPLWPAAAILVGLLPAFIAPNVPHKEPS, encoded by the coding sequence ATGCGCGCTGACCTCGCGCGGCCGCGGAACCTGCACGCCGCCGCCTGGTGGCTCTGGGCCCTCTCCCTCGGTGTCGCGGCCACCCGCACCACCAACCCCCTCCTGCACGCCCTCCTCATCGCCACGTCCGCCTACGTCGTGGTGACCTGCCGCCCCGACGCCCCCTGGTCCCGCTCCTACTCCGCCTTCGTCAAGCTCGCCCTCGCCGTCCTCCTCGTCCGCCTCGCCTTCGCCGTCACCCTCGGCTCCCCTCTCCCCGGCACCCATGTGATCGTCACCCTTCCCGAACTTCCCCTCCCCGACTGGGCGCAGGGCATCCGGCTGGGCGGCGAGGTCACCGGCGAGACACTCCTCTTCGCGTTCTACGACGGGCTGAAGCTGGCGACCCTCCTCATCTGCGTGGGCGCGGCGAACGCCCTCGCGAACCCGAGCCGGCTCCTCAAGTCCCTGCCGGGCGCCCTCTACGAGATCGGCGTGGCGGTCGTCGTCGCCCTCACCTTCGCGCCGCACTTCATCGCCGACGTCCAGCGCGTGCGCGCCGCCCGCCGGTTGCGCGGCCGTCCGGACAAGGGCATGCGGGGCCTGCTGCACGTGGGACTCCCGGTCCTGGAGGGCGCCCTCGAGCGGTCCGTCGCCCTCGCCGCCGCGATGGACGCGCGCGGGTACGGCCGTACCGCCGACGTCCCGACCCGTGTCCGGCGTACGACGACCGCGCTCACCCTCGGCGGTCTGCTCGGCATCTGCGCGGGAACGTACGGTCTGCTCACCGCCGAAGGCGGCACGTACGGTCTGCCCGTGCTCCTCGGCGGAGCGGCCGCCGCCCTCGCGGGTCTGCGCCTCGGCGGACGGCGTACCCCGCGCACCCGCTACCGGCCGGACCGCTGGAACGCGCGCGCGTTCCTCGTCGCCGGTTCCGGCGCGGTGGCGGCGGTGGCACTGTTCCTCGCGTCCGCGACGGACCCCGCCGCCCTGCACCCCGGTGTGATCCCGCCGGTCGCCCCCACCCTGCCCCTCTGGCCCGCGGCGGCGATCCTCGTCGGACTGCTCCCGGCCTTCATCGCCCCGAACGTCCCCCACAAGGAGCCGTCGTGA
- a CDS encoding ABC transporter ATP-binding protein: MIRFEDVSVTYDGVAEPTVRGVDFEVPEGELVLLVGPSGSGKSTVLNSVCGLVPHFTGGTLRGRVTVAGRDTRTHKPRELADVVGTVGQDPLSHFVTDTVEDELAYGMESLGLAPDVMRRRVEETLDLLGLTDLRDRPIATLSGGQQQRVAIGSVLTPHPKVLVLDEPTSALDPAAAEEVLAVIQRLVHDLGTTVLMAEHRLERVIQYADQVALLPGQGAPPVLGDPAEIMAVSPVYPPVVDLGRLAGWSPLPLTVRDARRRAGDLRERLNAGSADAAKGRGERRDQPQTGRTRQHSTPPTPVGAPTRRRWFTRTTSTPLPPSPHTAEVHDVSVRRAHVEALRHITLTVTPGETIALMGRNGAGKSTLLNTLVGLVEPSSGSVRAGGAVPHRTAPKDLIRRVGLVPQEPRDLLYTDTVAAECTAADADAGAAPGTCRSLVSELLPGVSDDTHPRDLSEGQRLALALAVVLTARPPLLLLDEPTRGLDYAAKARLATLLSALAAEGHAIVLATHDVELAAEIAHRVVLLADGEVIADGPAADVIVASPSFAPQVSKILAPQKWLTVTQVREALEAGVEGGLA; the protein is encoded by the coding sequence GTGATCCGCTTCGAGGATGTCTCCGTGACGTACGACGGGGTGGCCGAACCGACCGTCCGGGGCGTCGATTTCGAGGTCCCCGAGGGTGAACTCGTCCTGCTCGTCGGGCCGTCCGGCTCCGGCAAGTCGACCGTCCTCAACTCCGTCTGCGGTCTCGTCCCGCACTTCACCGGCGGCACCCTGCGCGGCCGGGTCACGGTGGCCGGCCGTGACACCCGTACGCACAAGCCGCGTGAACTCGCCGACGTGGTGGGGACGGTGGGCCAGGACCCGCTGTCCCACTTCGTGACGGACACGGTCGAGGACGAACTCGCCTACGGCATGGAGTCGTTGGGCCTCGCGCCGGACGTGATGCGGCGCCGGGTGGAGGAGACCCTGGACCTCCTGGGTCTGACCGACCTCCGTGACCGGCCCATCGCCACCCTCTCCGGCGGCCAGCAGCAGCGCGTGGCGATCGGCTCGGTCCTCACCCCGCACCCGAAGGTCCTCGTCCTCGACGAACCGACCTCCGCGCTGGACCCGGCCGCCGCGGAGGAGGTCCTCGCGGTCATCCAGCGTCTGGTCCACGACCTCGGGACGACGGTCCTGATGGCCGAGCACCGCCTGGAGCGGGTCATCCAGTACGCCGACCAGGTCGCCCTCCTGCCGGGCCAGGGAGCGCCCCCGGTGCTGGGCGACCCGGCCGAGATCATGGCAGTGTCCCCGGTGTACCCGCCGGTGGTGGACCTGGGGAGGCTGGCGGGCTGGTCCCCACTGCCCTTGACGGTGAGGGATGCGCGCCGGAGGGCAGGAGACCTGCGCGAACGTCTGAACGCGGGGTCGGCCGACGCCGCCAAGGGGCGCGGGGAACGGCGCGATCAGCCACAGACAGGTCGCACCCGCCAACACTCCACACCCCCCACCCCAGTGGGCGCCCCCACCCGCCGCCGCTGGTTCACCCGCACCACCTCCACCCCACTCCCCCCGTCCCCCCACACCGCCGAAGTGCACGACGTCTCGGTCCGCCGCGCTCACGTCGAGGCCCTCCGCCACATCACCCTCACCGTCACCCCCGGCGAGACCATCGCCCTCATGGGCCGCAACGGCGCCGGCAAGTCCACGCTGCTCAACACCCTCGTCGGCCTCGTCGAACCCTCCTCCGGTTCCGTCCGGGCAGGCGGAGCCGTACCGCACCGCACGGCTCCCAAGGACCTCATACGCCGCGTGGGCCTCGTACCGCAGGAGCCCCGCGACCTCCTCTACACCGACACGGTCGCCGCCGAATGCACCGCCGCCGACGCCGACGCGGGCGCCGCCCCCGGCACCTGCCGGAGCCTCGTCTCCGAGCTCCTCCCGGGCGTGAGCGACGACACCCATCCGCGCGACCTCTCCGAGGGCCAGCGGCTCGCGCTCGCCCTGGCCGTCGTGCTCACCGCCCGCCCTCCCCTGCTCCTCCTGGACGAGCCGACCCGCGGACTGGACTACGCGGCGAAGGCCCGGCTGGCCACCCTCCTCAGCGCGCTCGCCGCCGAGGGCCACGCCATCGTGCTGGCCACGCACGACGTGGAACTGGCCGCCGAGATCGCCCACCGGGTCGTCCTGCTCGCCGACGGCGAGGTGATCGCGGACGGCCCCGCGGCGGACGTCATCGTCGCCTCCCCCTCCTTCGCCCCCCAGGTCAGCAAGATCCTGGCCCCACAGAAGTGGCTCACGGTGACACAGGTACGGGAGGCACTCGAGGCGGGCGTCGAGGGGGGCCTCGCGTGA
- a CDS encoding ECF transporter S component — translation MKTVKAVRLGPFSLAALGLAGAVGVVAFGWPFLAPPTSQVGTHTQDAPWLFAGLLLLLVAVVGAAISEAGLGPKAVAMMGVLAATGAALRPIGAGTAGIEPMFFLMVLSGRVLGPGFGFALGSTTMFASALLTGGVGPWMPFQMMAMGWFTMGAGLLPARVRGRAELRLLALYGFLAAFAYGTAMNLAGWPFMGALASNIAFVPGDPVPENLARFLAYCMATSLGWDLGRAVCTVVLTFLLGPAVLRALRRATRRAAFESAVTFEPR, via the coding sequence GTGAAGACCGTGAAGGCCGTCCGTCTCGGCCCCTTCTCCCTCGCCGCCCTCGGCCTCGCCGGGGCGGTTGGTGTCGTCGCCTTCGGGTGGCCGTTTCTCGCGCCGCCTACCTCGCAGGTCGGGACGCATACGCAGGACGCGCCGTGGTTGTTCGCGGGGTTGTTGCTGCTGCTGGTGGCCGTGGTCGGGGCGGCGATCTCGGAGGCGGGGCTGGGGCCGAAGGCGGTGGCGATGATGGGCGTGCTGGCCGCGACCGGCGCCGCGCTGCGGCCGATCGGTGCCGGGACCGCCGGGATCGAGCCGATGTTCTTCCTGATGGTGCTGAGCGGCCGGGTGCTCGGCCCCGGGTTCGGGTTCGCGCTCGGCTCGACGACGATGTTCGCCTCGGCGCTGCTGACGGGTGGGGTGGGCCCGTGGATGCCGTTCCAGATGATGGCGATGGGCTGGTTCACGATGGGCGCGGGTCTGCTGCCGGCCCGGGTCCGCGGCCGGGCGGAGCTGCGGCTGCTCGCCCTGTACGGCTTCCTGGCGGCCTTCGCCTACGGCACGGCGATGAACCTCGCGGGCTGGCCCTTCATGGGCGCGCTGGCGTCGAACATCGCCTTCGTCCCCGGGGACCCGGTCCCCGAGAACCTGGCCCGTTTCCTCGCCTACTGCATGGCCACATCCCTCGGCTGGGACCTGGGCCGGGCGGTGTGCACGGTCGTCCTGACGTTCCTGCTCGGTCCGGCCGTGCTCAGGGCGCTACGCAGAGCCACCCGGCGCGCGGCCTTCGAGAGCGCGGTCACATTCGAACCTCGTTGA
- a CDS encoding transglycosylase SLT domain-containing protein, producing the protein MSVSRIVRRIASPKKAITTVAMAAATAGLVLTAAPAQAATTSSAAEAKSIAHQMIPNAAQYNAFSKIVEHESGWDVDATNASSGAYGLVQALPGSKMASAGSDWKTSAETQIEWGLKYMNERYGSPTGAWAFWQANGWY; encoded by the coding sequence GTGTCCGTCTCCCGCATCGTTCGCCGCATCGCTTCCCCGAAGAAGGCCATCACCACCGTCGCGATGGCCGCCGCCACCGCCGGTCTGGTGCTGACCGCGGCGCCCGCTCAGGCGGCCACGACCTCCTCGGCCGCCGAGGCCAAGTCCATCGCGCACCAGATGATCCCGAACGCCGCCCAGTACAACGCGTTCAGCAAGATCGTCGAGCACGAGAGCGGCTGGGACGTCGACGCCACCAACGCCTCCTCCGGCGCCTACGGCCTGGTCCAGGCCCTGCCGGGCTCCAAGATGGCCTCCGCCGGCTCGGACTGGAAGACCAGCGCCGAGACCCAGATCGAGTGGGGCCTGAAGTACATGAACGAGCGCTACGGCAGCCCGACCGGCGCCTGGGCGTTCTGGCAGGCCAACGGCTGGTACTGA
- a CDS encoding YoaK family protein, whose amino-acid sequence MSAETEEPTESAPEDRGLRLVPVLLALTLVSGLIDAVSYLGLGHVFTANMTGNVVVLGFAAAGAPGFSVPHTVTSLASFLVGAVVGGRTAVRLGRGSRRRWARLTLAAEAALLGASAVVAFVAPDDTATVYTLIAVTAFAMGLRNATVRRLGVPDITTTVLTMTLTGLAADSRAGGGPGTRSPRRSAAVVAMVVGAALGAWLVLHHGLGIPLLVTAVLVGVLAVVASGRE is encoded by the coding sequence GTGAGCGCAGAGACTGAGGAGCCCACGGAGTCCGCCCCCGAGGACCGCGGGCTCCGCCTGGTACCGGTACTGCTCGCGCTGACCCTGGTCAGCGGTCTGATCGACGCCGTCAGCTATCTCGGCCTCGGGCACGTCTTCACCGCGAACATGACCGGCAACGTGGTGGTGCTGGGCTTCGCCGCGGCCGGCGCCCCCGGCTTCTCGGTACCGCACACCGTGACCTCGCTCGCCTCGTTCCTGGTGGGCGCGGTGGTGGGCGGCCGGACCGCCGTACGTCTCGGCCGTGGCTCCCGCCGCAGATGGGCCCGGCTCACCCTCGCCGCGGAGGCGGCCCTGCTGGGCGCGTCCGCGGTGGTCGCCTTCGTCGCGCCCGACGACACGGCCACCGTCTACACCCTCATCGCGGTCACGGCCTTCGCGATGGGCCTGCGCAACGCCACGGTCCGCAGACTCGGCGTCCCCGACATCACGACCACCGTCCTCACCATGACCCTGACCGGCCTCGCCGCGGACTCCCGCGCGGGCGGCGGACCGGGGACCCGCTCTCCCCGCCGTTCGGCCGCGGTCGTCGCGATGGTCGTGGGCGCCGCACTCGGGGCGTGGCTGGTGCTCCACCACGGACTGGGCATCCCGCTGCTGGTCACGGCCGTACTGGTGGGGGTACTGGCGGTGGTGGCGTCGGGGCGGGAGTAG